In the Lepus europaeus isolate LE1 chromosome 18, mLepTim1.pri, whole genome shotgun sequence genome, one interval contains:
- the LOC133747041 gene encoding zinc finger protein OZF-like, whose amino-acid sequence MCVECGETTHQESDYIKQQKIHIQMKPHECIDSRKAFFPKPFTQRRNLMNIITMEKTFLNKSDLSNQQRIHKGQKPYECNDYGKAFGQKSNLTMHQRIHTGEKLYECNDCGKAFGQKSNLTMHQRIHTGDKPYKCFDCGKAFGQKSNLIMHQRIHTGEKPYGCNDCGKVFGQKSSLIMHQRIHTGEKPYECNVCRKAFGQKSSLIMHQRIHTGEKPYECNDCGKAFGHKSNLMIHQRIHTGEKPYECNNCGKAFGNQPDLIRHQRIHTGEKPYECNNCGKAFGQKTSLIMHQRIHTGEKPYECNDCGKAFGQKSSLRMRQRTHTGEKPYECSDCGKTFGQKSNLITHQRTHTGEKPYKCGDCRKAFFLKASLVIHHKTHTGEKPYECNDCGKAFGQKSDLIEHQRIHAGEKPNECKECGKDFGNKRIQCTREFTRGRKLMNEMTQKLFNYNSALIAHQQIHIGENPFEYSACEKAFTWKSYLLIHQTLHGEKPYECNECWKAL is encoded by the exons ATGTGTGTTGAATGTGGAGAGACCACTCATCAGGAGTCAGATTACATTAAACAACAGAAAATTCACATACAGATGAAACCTCATGAGTGTATTGATAGTAGAAAAGcctttttcccaaaaccattcacacagaggagaaacctcatgaatatAATAactatggaaaagacttttttgaACAAGTCTGACCTCAGTAATCAGCAGAGAATTCACAAAGGgcagaagccttatgaatgcaatgactatGGCAAAGCCTTTGGTCAGAAGTCAAACCTCacaatgcatcagagaattcacacaggggagaaactttatgaatgtaatgactgtggaaaagcctttggtcagaagtcaaacctcacaatgcatcagagaattcacacaggggataaacCTTATAAATGTtttgactgtggaaaagcctttggccagaagtcaaacctcataatgcatcagagaattcatacaggggagaaaccttatggatgtaatgactgtggaaaagtctttggccagaagtcaagtctcataatgcatcagagaattcacacgggagagaaaccttatgaatgtaatgtctGTAGAAAAGCTTTTGGCCAGAAATCAAGTCtcataatgcatcagagaattcacacaggagagaaaccttatgaatgtaatgactgtggaaaagcctttggccacaaATCAAACCTAATgattcatcagagaattcacacaggggagaagccttatgaatgtaataactgtggaaaagcctttggaaatCAGCCAGACCTCAttagacatcagagaattcacacaggggagaagccttatgaatgtaataactgtgggaaagcctttggccagaagacaAGCCtaataatgcatcagagaattcacacaggggagaagccttatgaatgtaatgactgtggcaaagcctttggccagaagtcaagcCTCAGAATGCgtcagagaactcacacaggtgagaaaccttatgaatgtagtgactgtggaaaaacctttggccagaagtcaaacctcataacACATCAAAGAACTCACACAGGTGAAAAACCCTATAAATGTGGTGACTGTAGAAAAGCC TTTTTCCTGAAGGCAAGCCTAGTAATACATCATAAaactcacacaggggagaaaccttatgaatgtaatgactg TGGAAAGGCTTTTGGCCAAAAATCAGACCTCATTGAACACCAGAGAATTCATGCAGGGGAGAAGCCTAATGAATGTAAAGAATGTGGAAAAGACTTTGGCAATAAGAGAATTCAATGCACCAGGGAATTCACACGGGGGAGAAAACTTATGAATGAAATGACTCAGAAACTTTTTAACTATAATTCAGCCCTAATTGCACATCAACAAATTCATATAGGGGAAAACCCTTTTGAATATAGCGCATGTGAAAAAGCCTTTACCTGGAAGTCATACCTCTTAATACATCAGACATTACATGGggaaaaaccttatgaatgtaatgaatgttGGAAAGCTCTTTGA